A single Nycticebus coucang isolate mNycCou1 chromosome 16, mNycCou1.pri, whole genome shotgun sequence DNA region contains:
- the LOC128567255 gene encoding keratin-associated protein 10-1-like isoform X3: MAMSSMSVCSSTCTDPWQVDNCPESCCEPPCCAPSCCTPTPCLTLVCSPVSCVSSPCQPVCNSSCQPACCTPSPCQQACCVPVSCKPVCCVPVCPGDSSSCCQQSSCQPSSCTSSPCQQACCVPVSCKPVCCVPVCSGDSSSCCQQSSCQPACCTPSPCQQACCVPMSCKPVCCVPVCIRAAPCSTSSCCQPSPCPSSCCRPSSCCRPSSCVSLLCRPVCRPACCVPTSSCQPSCPRPASCVSLLCRPACSRPAC; this comes from the exons ATGGCCATGTCCTCCATGTCCGTCTGCTCCAGCACTTGCACTGACCCCTGGCAGGTGGACAACTGCCCAGAGAGCTGCTGCGAGCCCCCATGCTGTGCCCCCAGCTGCTGCACCCCGACCCCCTGCCTGACCCTGGTCTGCAGCCCAGTGAGCTGTGTGTCCAGCCCCTGCCAACCAGTCTGCAACAGCTCCTGCCAGCCGGCTTGCTGCACCCCGTCCCCCTGCCAGCAGGCCTGCTGTGTGCCTGTGAGCTGCAAGCCCGTCTGCTGTGTGCCTGTCTGCCCTGGGGATTCCTCTTCATGCTGCCAGCAGTCTAGCTGCCAGCCA TCTAGCTGTACCTCGTCCCCCTGCCAGCAGGCTTGCTGTGTGCCCGTGAGCTGTAAGCCCGTCTGCTGTGTGCCTGTCTGCTCTGGGGATTCCTCTTCATGCTGCCAACAGTCTAGCTGCCAGCCGGCTTGCTGCACCCCGTCCCCCTGCCAGCAGGCCTGCTGTGTGCCCATGAGCTGCAAGCCCGTCTGCTGTGTGCCCGTCTGCATTAGAGCTGCCCCCTGCTCCACCTCCTCATGCtgccagcccagcccctgcccctcctcctgctGCAGACCCTCCTCCTGCTGCAGACCCTCCTCCTGTGTGTCCCTCCTCTGCCGCCCTGTGTGCAGACCCGCCTGCTGtgtccccacctcctcctgccagcCCAGCTGTCCCCGCCCAGCCTCCTGTGTGTCCCTCCTCTGCCGCCCGGCCTGCTCCCGCCCGGCCTGCTGA
- the LOC128567255 gene encoding keratin-associated protein 10-1-like isoform X4: protein MAMSSMSVCSSTCTDPWQVDNCPESCCEPPCCAPSCCTPTPCLTLVCSPVSCVSSPCQPVCNMSCVSSPCQTVCTSSCTPSCCQQSSCTSSPCQQACCVPVSCKPVCCVPVCSGDSSSCCQQSSCQPACCTPSPCQQACCVPMSCKPVCCVPVCIRAAPCSTSSCCQPSPCPSSCCRPSSCCRPSSCVSLLCRPVCRPACCVPTSSCQPSCPRPASCVSLLCRPACSRPAC, encoded by the exons ATGGCCATGTCCTCCATGTCCGTCTGCTCCAGCACTTGCACTGACCCCTGGCAGGTGGACAACTGCCCAGAGAGCTGCTGCGAGCCCCCATGCTGTGCCCCCAGCTGCTGCACCCCGACCCCCTGCCTGACCCTGGTCTGCAGCCCAGTGAGCTGTGTGTCCAGCCCCTGCCAACCAGTCTGCAACA TGAGCTGTGtgtccagcccctgccaaacagtCTGCACCAGCTCCTGCACACCCTCCTGCTGCCAGCAGTCTAGCTGTACCTCGTCCCCCTGCCAGCAGGCTTGCTGTGTGCCCGTGAGCTGTAAGCCCGTCTGCTGTGTGCCTGTCTGCTCTGGGGATTCCTCTTCATGCTGCCAACAGTCTAGCTGCCAGCCGGCTTGCTGCACCCCGTCCCCCTGCCAGCAGGCCTGCTGTGTGCCCATGAGCTGCAAGCCCGTCTGCTGTGTGCCCGTCTGCATTAGAGCTGCCCCCTGCTCCACCTCCTCATGCtgccagcccagcccctgcccctcctcctgctGCAGACCCTCCTCCTGCTGCAGACCCTCCTCCTGTGTGTCCCTCCTCTGCCGCCCTGTGTGCAGACCCGCCTGCTGtgtccccacctcctcctgccagcCCAGCTGTCCCCGCCCAGCCTCCTGTGTGTCCCTCCTCTGCCGCCCGGCCTGCTCCCGCCCGGCCTGCTGA
- the LOC128567255 gene encoding keratin-associated protein 10-3-like isoform X6: MAMSTMSVCSSTCTEPWQVDDCPESCCEPSCCAPSCCALTPCLTLVCSPVSCVSSPCQTVCTSSCTPSCCQQSSCQPACCTLSPCQQACCVPVSCKPICCVPACCVPMSCKPVCCVPVCIRAAPCSTSSCCQPSPCPSSCCRPSSCCRPSSCVSLLCRPVCRPACCVPTSSCQPSCPRPASSVSLLCRPTCPRPAC, translated from the exons ATGGCCATGTCCACCATGTCCGTCTGCTCCAGCACTTGCACTGAGCCCTGGCAGGTGGATGATTGCCCAGAGAGCTGCTGTGAGCCCTCCTGCTGCGCCCCCAGCTGCTGCGCCCTGACCCCCTGCCTGACCCTGGTCTGCAGCCCAGTGAGCTGTGtgtccagcccctgccaaacagtTTGCACCAGCTCCTGCACACCCTCCTGCTGCCAGCAGTCTAGCTGCCAGCCGGCTTGCTGCACCCTGTCCCCCTGCCAGCAGGCCTGCTGTGTGCCCGTGAGCTGCAAGCCCATCTGCTGTGTGCCT GCCTGCTGTGTGCCCATGAGCTGCAAGCCTGTCTGCTGTGTGCCCGTCTGCATTAGAGCTGCCCCCTGCTCCACCTCCTCATGCtgccagcccagcccctgcccctcctcctgctGCAGACCCTCCTCCTGCTGCAGACCCTCCTCCTGTGTGTCCCTCCTCTGCCGCCCTGTGTGCAGACCTGCCTGCTGtgtccccacctcctcctgccagcCCAGCTGCCCCCGCCCAGCCTCCAGTGTGTCCCTCCTCTGCCGTCCCACCTGTCCCCGCCCAGCCTGCTGA
- the LOC128567255 gene encoding keratin-associated protein 10-1-like isoform X2 produces MAMSSMSVCSSTCTDPWQVDNCPESCCEPPCCAPSCCTPTPCLTLVCSPVSCVSSPCQPVCNSSCQPACCTPSPCQQACCVPVSCKPVCCVPVCPGDSSSCCQQSSCQPACCAPSCCAPACCVPVSCKPVCCVPVCSGDSSSCCQQSSCQPACCTPSPCQQACCVPMSCKPVCCVPVCIRAAPCSTSSCCQPSPCPSSCCRPSSCCRPSSCVSLLCRPVCRPACCVPTSSCQPSCPRPASCVSLLCRPACSRPAC; encoded by the exons ATGGCCATGTCCTCCATGTCCGTCTGCTCCAGCACTTGCACTGACCCCTGGCAGGTGGACAACTGCCCAGAGAGCTGCTGCGAGCCCCCATGCTGTGCCCCCAGCTGCTGCACCCCGACCCCCTGCCTGACCCTGGTCTGCAGCCCAGTGAGCTGTGTGTCCAGCCCCTGCCAACCAGTCTGCAACAGCTCCTGCCAGCCGGCTTGCTGCACCCCGTCCCCCTGCCAGCAGGCCTGCTGTGTGCCTGTGAGCTGCAAGCCCGTCTGCTGTGTGCCTGTCTGCCCTGGGGATTCCTCTTCATGCTGCCAGCAGTCTAGCTGCCAGCCAGCTTGCTGTGCCCCCAGCTGCTGTGCCCCA GCTTGCTGTGTGCCCGTGAGCTGTAAGCCCGTCTGCTGTGTGCCTGTCTGCTCTGGGGATTCCTCTTCATGCTGCCAACAGTCTAGCTGCCAGCCGGCTTGCTGCACCCCGTCCCCCTGCCAGCAGGCCTGCTGTGTGCCCATGAGCTGCAAGCCCGTCTGCTGTGTGCCCGTCTGCATTAGAGCTGCCCCCTGCTCCACCTCCTCATGCtgccagcccagcccctgcccctcctcctgctGCAGACCCTCCTCCTGCTGCAGACCCTCCTCCTGTGTGTCCCTCCTCTGCCGCCCTGTGTGCAGACCCGCCTGCTGtgtccccacctcctcctgccagcCCAGCTGTCCCCGCCCAGCCTCCTGTGTGTCCCTCCTCTGCCGCCCGGCCTGCTCCCGCCCGGCCTGCTGA
- the LOC128567255 gene encoding keratin-associated protein 10-3-like isoform X5, with the protein MAMSSMSVCSSTCTDPWQVDNCPESCCEPPCCAPSCCTPTPCLTLVCSPVSCVSSPCQPVCNSSCQPACCTPPCQTVCTSSCTPSCCQQSSCTSSPCQQACCVPVSCKPVCCVPACCVPMSCKPVCCVPVCIRAAPCSTSSCCQPSPCPSSCCRPSSCCRPSSCVSLLCRPVCRPACCVPTSSCQPSCPRPASCVSLLCRPACSRPAC; encoded by the exons ATGGCCATGTCCTCCATGTCCGTCTGCTCCAGCACTTGCACTGACCCCTGGCAGGTGGACAACTGCCCAGAGAGCTGCTGCGAGCCCCCATGCTGTGCCCCCAGCTGCTGCACCCCGACCCCCTGCCTGACCCTGGTCTGCAGCCCAGTGAGCTGTGTGTCCAGCCCCTGCCAACCAGTCTGCAACAGCTCCTGCCAGCCGGCTTGCTGCACCCC cccctgccaaacagtCTGCACCAGCTCCTGCACACCCTCCTGCTGCCAGCAGTCTAGCTGTACCTCGTCCCCCTGCCAGCAGGCTTGCTGTGTGCCCGTGAGCTGTAAGCCCGTCTGCTGTGTGCCT GCCTGCTGTGTGCCCATGAGCTGCAAGCCCGTCTGCTGTGTGCCCGTCTGCATTAGAGCTGCCCCCTGCTCCACCTCCTCATGCtgccagcccagcccctgcccctcctcctgctGCAGACCCTCCTCCTGCTGCAGACCCTCCTCCTGTGTGTCCCTCCTCTGCCGCCCTGTGTGCAGACCCGCCTGCTGtgtccccacctcctcctgccagcCCAGCTGTCCCCGCCCAGCCTCCTGTGTGTCCCTCCTCTGCCGCCCGGCCTGCTCCCGCCCGGCCTGCTGA
- the LOC128567255 gene encoding keratin-associated protein 10-4-like isoform X1 gives MAMSSMSVCSSTCTDPWQVDNCPESCCEPPCCAPSCCTPTPCLTLVCSPVSCVSSPCQPVLSCVSSPCQTVCTSSCTPSCCQQSSCTSSPCQQACCVPVSCKPVCCVPVCSGDSSSCCQQSSCQPACCTPSPCQQACCVPMSCKPVCCVPSSCCRPSSCVCCALTPCLTLVCSPVSCVSSPCQTVCTSSCTPSCCQQSSCQPACCTLSPCQQACCVPVSCKPICCVPVCSGDSSSCCQQSSCQPACCTPSPCQQACCVPMSCKPVCCVPVCIRAAPCSTSSCCQPSPCPSSCCRPSSCCRPSSCVSLLCRPVCRPACCVPTSSCQPSCPRPASSVSLLCRPTCPRPAC, from the exons ATGGCCATGTCCTCCATGTCCGTCTGCTCCAGCACTTGCACTGACCCCTGGCAGGTGGACAACTGCCCAGAGAGCTGCTGCGAGCCCCCATGCTGTGCCCCCAGCTGCTGCACCCCGACCCCCTGCCTGACCCTGGTCTGCAGCCCAGTGAGCTGTGTGTCCAGCCCCTGCCAACCAGTCT TGAGCTGTGtgtccagcccctgccaaacagtCTGCACCAGCTCCTGCACACCCTCCTGCTGCCAGCAGTCTAGCTGTACCTCGTCCCCCTGCCAGCAGGCTTGCTGTGTGCCCGTGAGCTGTAAGCCCGTCTGCTGTGTGCCTGTCTGCTCTGGGGATTCCTCTTCATGCTGCCAACAGTCTAGCTGCCAGCCGGCTTGCTGCACCCCGTCCCCCTGCCAGCAGGCCTGCTGTGTGCCCATGAGCTGCAAGCCCGTCTGCTGTGT ACCCTCCTCCTGCTGCAGACCCTCCTCCTGTGT CTGCTGCGCCCTGACCCCCTGCCTGACCCTGGTCTGCAGCCCAGTGAGCTGTGtgtccagcccctgccaaacagtTTGCACCAGCTCCTGCACACCCTCCTGCTGCCAGCAGTCTAGCTGCCAGCCGGCTTGCTGCACCCTGTCCCCCTGCCAGCAGGCCTGCTGTGTGCCCGTGAGCTGCAAGCCCATCTGCTGTGTGCCTGTCTGCTCTGGGGATTCCTCTTCATGCTGCCAACAGTCTAGCTGCCAGCCGGCTTGCTGCACCCCGTCCCCCTGCCAGCAGGCCTGCTGTGTGCCCATGAGCTGCAAGCCTGTCTGCTGTGTGCCCGTCTGCATTAGAGCTGCCCCCTGCTCCACCTCCTCATGCtgccagcccagcccctgcccctcctcctgctGCAGACCCTCCTCCTGCTGCAGACCCTCCTCCTGTGTGTCCCTCCTCTGCCGCCCTGTGTGCAGACCTGCCTGCTGtgtccccacctcctcctgccagcCCAGCTGCCCCCGCCCAGCCTCCAGTGTGTCCCTCCTCTGCCGTCCCACCTGTCCCCGCCCAGCCTGCTGA